The following proteins come from a genomic window of Micromonas commoda chromosome 2, complete sequence:
- a CDS encoding predicted protein: protein MSRPDDAAIFVPWRLLENLEKRAHRDDRGSSGAPKGATSAEPPPRVMKLRMAAVFIADISGFSRLENVFEGATNLGVDTFSSLLNSVLGGIEAVVWSLGGCVVHVAGDALICVFTGDSDDASDDEDDAEHAIMEAAEEAARRTIGAFESVFKKMESRLEIHGAVSWGSLDVIRLASQQARLSRASADDDTDPGTYDGDVHDSANSDDPGSPKSPTSRTPADHRHQVTVCGEALSLCVDLLKRTKAGEISLYRGPILPPEIIKAGDAGGGFVTEEELKQWADRSRRGSQVVRDESRWLSHVPDFFHVRVPTINGHFNVSEVLTSSKMHLCTLFVNFVNFPIDGVGLDPELLNWAYSLSCRETRELGGHVDTLLCDDKGFVFKAFFGLAGSSVHESELRGVICALKLLAAFKKRGITAKMGVASGESFVGEMVGGSGKYVGFTMMSSSGVTLAARLMTKADPGAALVSSSVYKQTQGSILYKFENTAGTRTMRLKGISKPQFVFKPVAHTGDLEGSPMARNAGAAPRIRIEMRSRLDEMIERLAGSGGGSPGSNESSPGPLGGVFVISGDAGMGKSTVLSYAQSAAERLDGILVISVKGSSVNVAGPMHGARTVLSMMLKHFGGAAAAAHAIDATPEDVSAIALWSPSSRAAVVEWMCNKYGIGDGDKKQQEAMALVQLPVHRRTYLLQSLVVRLIAAAGPVALFVDDAQWLDELFWRVLTAVVEDERCRETFLCVLARRPDKKKVFELFSAAAERVQQAVGGWRDYYASAQLQSLSKEESRMLVRWHAEGHLEESAIREIIRIAEGHPFFLGELTQAASHLPEEGRDEQEIDATIVSDTMDGTSVTSADTLEGDLVFNLNKRTMLEYEENTEFAKLMSNSSSTKAIRRIMQTQIGDLTPKQLEVMMFATCIGMSFTADEVASTIYKATKEGTRGSVSSFGKNATYPEVLSAVNDSMATFVEARLLEFQNQNEQEIADNVLSMRNVKCEGDDIGAKDVEVSLLLKDGGNSAVSQQFNATRYNFKFRHQLMRDSVYGLMPKSRREKMHTTIAQQIENSVIRMSNLQRCKCCQGVRVWRISTLRRQSLATQLAGQHRLSGRPDKAWRQYLIASEAAITTGAYRDAIVLMTSAIESAELAFNMSYNAHSFTDFRRPQNFDVGLLHSRMAFIFTELTFNYDLAIRSAVNGLRWFKVPLPKQITRGMVVNEMMLLHTGMSSLARDYSRMASSPIRAAREILRCWSCLAFGVSGSMLNALSSGALRECLGWDEENAKAYLHLHTANLAMVVPDSPEFVFAMSSVSVVGFLGFKRTASLAMKKAAKALETWKKIPMEGHGDIGTFAEMTRVSAKSMFMMTKGCLMVSEGKVQDGIRLLSEATGLATSYGLAVLEMISTNFSIGINSFILNETKPAQAKIEQLRMQANAASGFTSFAGRLWGLLYGAAYDWDVVIWQIQALSESEQFPVSRMFQLAAMSTDICAINAGEKPKGHGEGHCPEVRPGEKPRHQYFLEDLIPRFLQYIQSYKVNDYMPWSLTYSVVSNIAVALLNLLIMRWHGEPPDDCALDRLVPAVKLIEKVLMKGAKIQRVNELSFCILLVLFGEALDPEGFASQAGVGRDRLARLERALKRADANNSAAYDFWMIVSNFHVARLRGRLTASSALSHQERLEALTNDADVPIRLRTFASLCLAYLPTEVSSLEKYIKVRASPTLIVDGGSRAIACGLL from the coding sequence ATGTCGCGTCCTGATGATGCAGCCATCTTCGTCCCGTGGCGGTTGTTAGAAAACCTCGAAAAGCGGGCGCATCGAGACGATCGGGGTTCCTCCGGGGCTCCCAAGGGGGCGACCTCCGCGGAGCCCCCGCCTCGGGTCATGAAGCTGCGCATGGCGGCGGTGTTTATAGCGGACATCAGCGGCTTCTCCAGGCTCGAGAACGTCTTCGAGGGGGCCACCAACCTGGGCGTCGACACCTTCAGCTCGCTGCTCAACTCCGTCCTCGGAGGCATCGAGGCCGTGGTCTGGTCCCTGGGCGGATGCGTTGTCcacgtcgcgggcgacgcgctcatctGCGTCTTCACcggcgacagcgacgacgccagtgacgacgaggacgacgcggagcacGCCATCatggaggctgccgaggaggctgcccGCCGAACCATCGGAGCGTTCGAGTCCGTGTTCAAGAAGATGGAATCCAGGCTCGAGATCCACGGCGCCGTGTCCTGGGGATCGCTGGACGTCATCCGGCTCGCGAGTCAGCAGGCCCGGTTAAGTAgagcgagcgccgacgacgatacGGACCCGGGGACATACGACGGGGATGTGCACGATTCGGCCAACTCCGATGACCCGGGTTCGCCGAAATCTCCAACCTCGCGAACACCCGCGGACCATCGGCACCAGGTGACCGTGTGCGGGGAGGCGCTGAGCCTGTGCGTGGACCTGCTCAAGCGCACCAAGGCTGGAGAGATATCGCTCTATCGCGGGCCCATCTTACCCCCGGAGATTATCAaagcgggcgacgccggcggcggctttgtcaccgaggaggagctcaagcagTGGGCGgaccgctcgcggcggggctcgCAGGTTGTCAGGGACGAGAGCAGGTGGCTGAGTCACGTCCCAGACTTTTTCCACGTGAGGGTACCCACAATCAACGGGCACTTTAACGTCAGCGAGGTGCTCACCTCCAGCAAGATGCACCTCTGCACGCTCTTCGTGAACTTTGTCAACTTTCCCATCGACGGGGTCGGCCTCGATCCTGAGCTGCTCAACTGGGCGTACTCCCTGTCATGCCGCGAGACGAGGGAGCTGGGCGGTCACGTGGACACCTTGCTGTGCGATGATAAGGGTTTCGTTTTCAAGGCTTTCTTCGGCCTGGCGGGCAGCAGCGTGCACGAAAGCGAGCTCCGCGGGGTGATATGCGCGCTGAAACTCTTGGCGGCGTTCAAGAAGAGGGGGATAACCGCGAAGATGGGCGTGGCGTCGGGTGAATCGTTCGTTGGAGAGATGGTTGGGGGCAGTGGAAAGTACGTGGGTTTCACGATGATGTCCAGCAGCGGCGTGAcactcgcggcgaggctcatGACCAAGGCggacccgggcgccgcgctggtctCATCCTCGGTTTACAAGCAAACGCAGGGCAGCATTCTGTACAAGTTTGAGAACACCGCGGGCACTCGGACGATGCGCCTGAAGGGCATCTCCAAGCCTCAGTTCGTGTTCAAGCCCGTGGCGCACACCGGTGACCTGGAGGGGTCACCGATGGCGCGCAAtgccggggcggcgccgcgcattCGAATAGAGATGAGAAGCCGACTCGACGAGATGATTGAGCGGCTTgcgggaagcggcggcggctcacCGGGCAGCAACGAGTCGTCGCCCGGCCCTTTGGGCGGAGTTTTCGTcatctccggcgacgcgggtaTGGGCAAATCGACCGTGCTGTCCTACGcgcagagcgcggcggagaggctgGACGGCATCCTCGTCATCTCGGTGAAGGGATCGTCGGTGAATGTCGCGGGCCCGATGCACGGCGCTCGGACCGTGCTGAGCATGATGCTGAAGCATttcgggggcgcggcggccgcggcgcacgccatcgacgcgacccccgaggacgtctccgcgatcgcgctgtggtcgccgtcgtccagggCCGCGGTCGTGGAATGGATGTGCAACAAATACGGcatcggcgacggagacAAGAAGCAACAGGAGGCAATGGCACTCGTGCAGCTGCCGGTGCACCGCCGCACGTACTTGCTCCAGAGCCTCGTGGTCCGCCTCAttgccgcggcggggccggTGGCGCTcttcgtggacgacgcgcagTGGCTGGACGAGTTGTTCTGGCGCGtgctcaccgccgtcgtcgaggacgaacGATGCAGGGAGACTTTCCTGTGCGTGCTCGCCAGGCGACCGGACAAAAAGAAAGTTTTTGAATTGTTctcggcggctgcggagAGGGTGCAGCAGGCGGTGGGCGGTTGGCGCGACTACTACGCGTCGGCGCAGCTTCAGAGCCTGAGCAAGGAGGAGTCGCGCATGCTGGTCAGGTGGCACGCGGAGGGACACCTGGAGGAGTCGGCCATCCGCGAGATTATCCGAATCGCAGAGGGGCACCCATttttcctcggcgagctcacgcaggcggcgtcgcacctGCCAGAAGAAGGCCGCGACGAGCAGGAAATAGATGCAACCATCGTGTCCGATACCATGGATGGCACCAGCGTCACCAGCGCAGATACGCTCGAGGGGGACCTGGTGTTTAACCTCAACAAGAGGACAATGTTAGAGTATGAGGAGAACACCGAGTTTGCCAAGCTCATGAGCAACTCGTCCTCGACCAAGGCAATTCGCCGAATCATGCAGACGCAGATTGGCGACCTGACGCCCAAGCAGCTCGAGGTTATGATGTTTGCCACGTGCATCGGGATGTCATTCACGGCGGACGAGGTGGCGAGCACCATCTACAAGGCGACCAAGGAGGGGACAAGGGGCTCGGTGAGCTCCTTTGGGAAAAACGCCACATACCCCGAGGTGCTCTCCGCAGTTAACGACTCGATGGCCACgttcgtcgaggcgcgcttGCTCGAGTTCCAAAATCAAAACGAGCAGGAGATCGCGGATAATGTACTTTCAATGCGGAATGTCAAATGCGAGGGTGATGACATTGGCGCCAAAGACGTGGAAGTGTCTCTATTGTTGAAGGATGGCGGTAACAGCGCAGTCTCGCAGCAATTCAACGCAACAAGGTACAACTTCAAGTTCAGGCATCAGCTCATGAGGGATTCCGTGTACGGGCTGATGCCAAAATCGAGGAGAGAAAAGATGCACACCACGATCGCGCAACAGATTGAAAATTCCGTGATCAGGATGAGTAATCTGCAACGCTGCAAGTGTTGCCAGGGGGTGCGGGTGTGGCGAATATCCACTCTGCGGCGTCAGTCACTCGCGACACAACTCGCTGGACAGCACCGCCTCAGCGGTCGACCCGACAAGGCCTGGCGGCAGTACCTCATTGCGAGCGAGGCTGCCATCACCACCGGTGCGTACCGTGACGCCATCGTGCTCATGACCAGCGCCATCGAGAGCGCAGAGCTGGCCTTCAACATGTCATACAACGCGCACTCATTCACGGATTTTAGGAGACCGCAAAATTTCGACGTCGGCTTGCTGCACTCGCGGATGGCCTTCATCTTCACCGAGCTCACCTTCAACTATGACCTCGCCATCCGCTCCGCTGTGAATGGCCTCCGTTGGTTCAAGGTCCCGCTTCCAAAGCAGATAACACGTGGGATGGTGGTAAACGAGATGATGCTGCTGCACACCGGCATGAGCTCGCTGGCCCGCGACTATTCCCGCATGGCAAGCTCACCCATCAGAGCTGCGAGAGAAATTCTGCGATGCTGGTCCTGTTTGGCGTTTGGTGTGTCTGGAAGCATGCTCAACGCGCTTTCGTCCGGGGCGCTGAGAGAATGCCTGGGTTGGGACGAGGAGAACGCCAAAGCCTATTTGCATCTGCACACGGCCAACCTCGCGATGGTCGTGCCCGACTCGCCCGAATTCGTCTTTGCGATGTCGAGCGTGTCCGTCGTTGGATTTTTGGGATTCaagaggacggcgtcgcttGCGATGAAGAAagccgccaaggcgctcgagacTTGGAAGAAAATACCGATGGAAGGACACGGCGACATAGGGACCTTTGCGGAGATGACGCGCGTTTCCGCGAAGTCGATGTTCATGATGACGAAGGGCTGTCTGATGGTCTCGGAAGGGAAAGTCCAGGACGGCATTCGGCTGCTTTCCGAGGCTACGGGGTTAGCGACATCTTATGGACTGGCCGTGCTCGAGATGATTTCCACGAACTTTTCGATTGGGATCAACTCGTTTATTCTTAACGAAACCAAGCCTGCCCAGGCAAAAATCGAGCAGCTGCGCATGCAGGCGAACGCTGCATCCGGATTCACCTCGTTTGCCGGAAGATTGTGGGGTTTACTCTACGGAGCCGCGTATGACTGGGATGTGGTTATTTGGCAAATTCAGGCACTCTCAGAATCGGAGCAGTTTCCTGTTTCTCGCATGTTTCAACTTGCTGCGATGTCGACCGATATATGCGCTATCAACGCAGGTGAAAAGCCCAAAGGCCACGGCGAGGGCCACTGTCCGGAAGTGCGACCAGGCGAAAAGCCGCGTCATCAGTATTTCCTCGAGGACCTGATTCCTCGATTTCTTCAGTACATACAATCCTACAAGGTCAACGACTACATGCCGTGGTCGTTGACGTACTCGGTGGTCTCGAACATCGCGGTAGCGCTACTCAACCTACTGATCATGAGATGGCACGGAGAGCCGCCAGATGACTGCGCGCTTGACAGGCTTGTCCCAGCCGTGAAGCTGATTGAGAAGGTGCTGATGAAGGGTGCCAAAATTCAGAGGGTGAATGAGCTCTCATTTTGCATCCTTCTTGTCCTTTTCGGCGAGGCGTTGGATCCGGAAGGATTCGCATCCCAAGCGGGTGTCGGTCGTGATCGCCTGGCGAGACTCGAGCGAGCGTTGAAGCGGGCAGATGCCAACAACAGCGCGGCGTATGATTTCTGGATGATCGTTAGTAACTTTCATGTGGCTCGGCTGCGGGGCAGGCTCACCGCGTCATCGGCGCTGTCCCATCAGGAACGACTTGAAGCGCTTACAAATGATGCGGACGTTCCCATCAGATTGCGAACTTTCGCGTCGCTCTGCCTCGCGTACCTGCCCACGGAGGTATCGAGCCTGGAGAAGTACATAAAGGTGAGAGCCTCGCCGACGCTGATTGTCGACGGAGGATCAAGGGCGATCGCGTGCGGCCTCCTCTGA
- a CDS encoding BEACH/WD40 domain fusion protein (BEACHIN, BEACH and WD40 containing), whose protein sequence is MLEEIAARYAPQDMLRSGGGRVDGAERSRRFSLLHLDEGEDYVGDWQASMRAPEGSLDPYPGAVAAADSNGKLRGRIRLLSSSVLFDPDNIVVPMLKFPLGSVRRLEALGGSADAFELVCARTVAIRPGGRDVDYTVDPDALKLGAWRFDLSHQPAGKVLEPLGQLIAIHQIESTPERRSALETLRVAREDSAVFNRRNLTDPETESVCFEAPAAAICPLVREPGRLALTDRRIYFQPINDVTGGCAARSHSLAGIGAVLRRRCALRQTGLEVFFKARGDAGDADDGTFLGPSVLLELRSESEREACVQAMLGALAATALRRGDGDDKAITGGAVAGSALLEGKIGWLEATTAAWRRGAVSNLDYLLYLNAAAGRGFNDLTQWPVMPWVLRDYRSETLNLDDPAVYRDLARPVGALDEERLATLRERMRQMKLAKMPPYLYGTHYSAPGYVLYWLIRAAPAHHLRLQSGRYDAPDRQFHSIAESWESVLTSSADVKELTPEFFTPPADFLVNVRDLPLGRRTRDGAELGDVVLPTWANGDPTTFLRTHRAALESEHVSRRIHEWIDLVFGYKQNGHEAERADNVFHPLTYEDALLELDAEADPVRRASLEAQMNEFGRAPRRLFAKAHPRRDANAHEKYNQTLLDVSDVSDDTPAPERTMALVGTLLALLEPTVESTLEALCLGGGEGGGAGLDDLDEFEQFGADEATELDVDKLNADDASVKLPTTTEKAAADDDEVDVGDFAEENSRAETPTNSGGLKQLWLSKCHGISVGAVRFTGGGAEPAIASVGRDSVLRVHSLQLGDQLHASTVGSLGKMSLSGLAVTAEFASTPGSKFPATLVGSRDGGVYAYDVDGGVTVRRTDAHDARDGVGAMCAPRREPGKIFTASSAGRIRLWDVASFTGLGNRALTGPSAGAFIAELGELESEDCEWISACCDDGGSLALVGADEGLVAAWDPRRKRASWIAEACPSGREVTGLALMPDGFRVAVACGDGFARILELRKCGEVSDDRDLGVGSLTCVLANGKRGLLCGGRTGSLAAWDPDLAAPAAVRKPFRVRGVEVPSRGVGVSCAAAAPGGGVLAVGWDDGSVGVYAENR, encoded by the coding sequence ATGTTGGAGGAGATAGCGGCGCGATATGCGCCGCAGGACATGCTCCGctccgggggcgggcgcgtcgatggagccgagcgctcgaggcggttctcgctcctccacctcgacgagggcgaggactACGTCGGGGATTGGCAGGCGTCCATGCGTGCTCCGGAGGGCTCGCTCGATCCCTacccgggcgccgtcgccgcggcagACAGCAACGGCAAACTGCGAGGTCGCATCCGGCTGCTGAGCAGTTCCGTCCTGTTCGACCCGGACAACATCGTCGTCCCCATGCTCAAGTTCCCGCTCGGATCCGTCCGAAGGCTCGAGGCTCTGGGCGGGAGCGCCGATGCCTTCGAGCTCGTCTGCGCGCGGACGGTCGCGATACGACCGGGGGGACGAGACGTAGACTACACGGTCGATCCTGACGCCCTTAAACTCGGCGCGTGGCGCTTCGATCTCTCGCACCAGCCCGCGGGAAAGGTGCTGGAGCCCCTCGGGCAACTCATCGCCATCCATCAGATCGAGTCGACGCCcgagcggcggagcgcgctcgagaccttgcgagtcgcgcgcgaggactcCGCGGTGTTCAACCGCCGGAACCTGACGGACCCAGAGACGGAGTCCGTGTGCTtcgaggcgccggcggcggcgatatGCCCGCTGGTCAGGGAACCCGGGAGACTGGCGTTGACGGACCGGCGAATCTACTTCCAACCCATCAACGACGTGACCGGGggatgcgcggcgcgcagccACAGCCTCGCGGGGATCGGGGCGGTGCTCAGGCGACGGTGCGCCCTGCGACAGACGGGACTCGAGGTGTTCTTCAAGGctcgcggggacgcgggtgacgccgacgacgggacgTTTCTTGGGCCGTCGGTGCTCCTGGAGCTGAGGTCGGAGTCCGAGCGGGAGGCATGCGTTCAGGCGATGTTGGgagcgctcgccgccacggcgctgcgtcgcggcgacggcgacgataaGGCCATcacgggcggcgccgtcgcggggtcTGCGCTGCTGGAGGGCAAGATCGGCTGGCTCGAGGCGACCACCGCCGCttggcgccgcggggcggtGTCAAATTTGGACTACCTCCTTTACCTCAACGCGGCCGCCGGGCGAGGCTTCAACGATCTCACCCAGTGGCCCGTGATGCCCTGGGTCCTCCGCGACTACCGCTCGGAGACGCTGAACCTCGACGACCCCGCGGTGTACAGGGACCTCGCGCGGCCGGtgggcgccctcgacgaaGAGCGGCTCGCCACGCTGCGGGAGCGAATGCGGCAGATGAAGCTCGCGAAGATGCCGCCGTATCTCTACGGCACTCATTACTCCGCCCCCGGGTACGTACTGTACTGGCTCATacgcgcggctcccgcgcacCACCTCAGGCTACAGAGCGGGCGGTACGACGCGCCCGATCGCCAGTTTCACTCCATCGCGGAGTCGTGGGAGAGCGTGCtgacgtcgtccgccgacGTCAAGGAGCTCACTCCGGAGTTTTTCACCCCACCGGCGGACTTTTTGGTCAACGTCCGGGACCTGCCGCTCGGTCGCAGGACacgggacggcgcggagctcggggaCGTGGTCCTTCCGACGTGGGCGAACGGCGACCCGACCACCTTTCTCCGaacgcaccgcgcggcgctcgagtccGAGCACGTGTCGCGGCGTATCCACGAATGGATCGACCTCGTCTTCGGGTACAAGCAGAACGGCCACGaggcggaacgcgcggatAACGTCTTCCACCCGCTCACGTACGaggacgcgctgctcgagctggacgccgaggcggacccgGTGAGACGCGCCAGTTTGGAGGCGCAGATGAACGAGTTtggccgcgcgccgaggcggctgttcgccaaggcgcacccgcggcgcgacgcaaaCGCTCACGAAAAATATAACCAAACGCTCCTGGACGTTTCGGACGTTTCGGACGATACCCCAGCCCCGGAGCGGACGATGGCGCTCGTCGGGACGCTCCTGGCGCTGTTGGAACCCACGGTCGAGTCCACGCTGGAGGCGCTgtgcctcggcggcggcgaaggaggcggcgcgggcctggATGATTTGGACGAGTTTGAGCAGtttggcgccgacgaggcgacggagctcgacgtcgacaaactcaacgccgacgacgcctcggtAAAAttaccgacgacgacggagaaggccgccgccgacgacgacgaggtggacgtcgGAGACTTTGCGGAGGAAAACTCGCGCGCGGAAACGCCGACAAACTCCGGGGGTCTGAAACAGCTGTGGCTGTCCAAGTGTCACGGCATCAGCGTCGGCGCTGTTCGGTTCACAGGAGGCGGTGCCGAGCCAGCGATCGCGTCCGTGGGCAGGGATTCGGTGCTCAGGGTGCACTCGCTCCAGCTCGGCGATCAGCtgcacgcgtccaccgtcgGTTCGCTGGGAAAGATGTCCCTCTCCGGGCTCGCCGTGACGGCCGAattcgcgtcgacgcccgggtCAAAATTCCCGGCGACTCTGGTCGGTTCTAGGGACGGGGGAGTCTACGCctacgacgtcgacggcggcgtgaccGTGCGCCgcaccgacgcgcacgacgcacgagacggcgtcggtgcGATGTGCGCCCCGCGACGAGAACCCGGTAAGATTTTCACCGCGTCCTCTGCCGGTCGAATTCGGCTCtgggacgtcgcgtcgttcacgGGGTTAGGGAACCGCGCACTAACcgggccgagcgcgggcgcgttcatcgccgagCTGGGCGAGCTCGAGTCGGAAGACTGCGAGTGGATCTCGGCGTGCTGCGACGATGGCGGGAGCCTggccctcgtcggcgcggacgagggcctcgtcgcggctTGGGATCCCCGGCGCAAGCGCGCGTCGTGGATAGCGGAGGCGTGCCCTTCGGGCCGCGAGGTGACGGGCCTCGCGCTCATGCCCGACGGttttcgcgtcgccgtcgcctgcGGGGACGGCTTCGCGAGGATCCTGGAGCTGAGGAAGTGCGGCGAGGTGTCAGACGATCGcgatctcggcgtcgggtcgcTGACGTGCGTCCTGGCCAACGGGAAAAGGGGGCTGCTGTGCGGCGGGAGGACCGGGTCGTTGGCGGCGTGGGACCCGGAcctggcggcgcccgcggcggtgcgaaaGCCGTTCCGGGTTCGCGGGGTGGAGGTACCGTCGCGTGGGGTCGGGGTCTCGTgcgctgcggcggcgccaggcGGGGGCGTGCTCGCGGTCGGATGGGACGACGGCTCCGTCGGCGTGTACGCCGAGAATCGATGA
- a CDS encoding ribosomal protein S5 (expressed) has product MDRSLRAGAVVLRRTCARASTSAWTRAWVPSASTPAAAVADAASAHRARETLFSSPIRWGFAASHARGVHGSAARFVDERFTPVLETPEMDAEYEKLAEEIRRSPKKRQRFLLLEALRGTRLKPLIAAEHELLKEEGAYKPRALKTRVIDVNRTCKVTKGGGLMNFTALVVVGNGDGVVGFATGKGKDVAMAVEKAYSRASRSLVYIERFENSTIFHEQEAKHCKTKIVLMPAKAGTGLRCNQIVESICEMAGITDVRAKVIGSHHPHNTVRACFEALERIKSPADVAAARGATVYRI; this is encoded by the exons ATGGATCGATCGCTCAgagccggcgcggtggtcctGCGCAGGACGTGcgcacgcgcgtcgacgtccgcgtggacccgcgcgtgggtcccgagcgcgtcgacgcccgcggcagcggtggccgacgccgcgtccgcgcaccGAGCGAGGGAAACCCTATTTTCCTCTCCCATCCGATGgggcttcgccgcgtcgcacgccagGGGCGTGCACggttccgcggcgaggttcgtgGATGAGCGATTCACGCCGGTGCTGGAGACGCcggagatggacgccgagtacgagaagctcgccgaggagatcaGGCGGTCCCCCAAGAAGCGGCAGCGATTCCTCTTGCTCGAAGCCTTGAGGGGCACGAGGCTCAAGCCCCTCATCGCGGCTGAGCACGAGCTGctcaaggaggagggcgcctACAAACCTCGCGCGCTGAAGACGCGCGTCATCGACGTCAATCGCACGTGCAAGGTGACCAAGGGAGGCGGGCTGATGAACTTCACGGCGCTCGTGGTGGTGggcaacggcgacggcgtggtggGCTTTGCGACGGGCAAAGGGAAGGACGTGGCCATGGCAGTCGAGAAGGCGtactcgcgcgcgtccagaTCGTTGGTGTACATCGAGCGATTCGAGAACTCCACCATCTTTCACGAGCAGGAGGCGAAGCACTGCAAGACCAAGATCGTGCTCATgccggcgaaggcggggaCTGGGCTTCGGTGCAACCAAATCGTGGAGAGCATCTGCGAGA TGGCTGGCATCACCGACGTGAGGGCGAAGGTCATTGGCAGCCATCACCCGCACAACACGGTGCGCGCTTGTttcgaggcgctggagaggATCAAGTCTCCCGCGGACGTGGCAGCGGCGAGAGGAGCCACGGTGTACCGGATCTAG
- a CDS encoding predicted protein, producing MKSRDRCELNTRYPNGCTNRGYLVSTAVAVILCVGVPLYHFLVLSGEDPSALAVCLERDAGMTEKEHDAALALYFRYEIVPQRTCTVETEILRGCVANDTRVVSFRRYPPGPLRSKRSRDVRASFEHVRGNYLDALHDASNIDANDTSIDATGTDACAASGASLRPFLPRVAGGVHREALALVPPFDALLRDDADSGGSRRYVRYVDYACLAAVEHSLTLLDDAAAWNDAAPAGVGRDFSAALAAFFTHEDFSVGACALIVGAESSECPGEKDTMMGSQKGSDLGYGECDFIEFANVA from the coding sequence ATGAAATCCCGCGACCGGTGCGAGCTCAACACCAGGTATCCGAACGGATGCACCAACCGCGGCTACCTGGtctccaccgcggtcgccgtcaTCCTCTGCGTCGGCGTGCCGCTGTACCATTTCCTCGTCCTCAGCGGCGAAGACCCATCCGCGCTGGCTGTgtgcctcgagcgcgacgcggggatgACCGAGAAAgagcacgacgccgcgcttgCGCTCTACTTCCGATACGAGATCGTCCCCCAGCGCACGTGCACGGTGGAGACGGAGATTTTGCGCGGCTGCGTCGCCAACGACACGCGCGTGGTGTCGTTCCGCAGGTACCCGCCCGGTCCGCTCCGGTCGAAGCGATCCAGAGACGTCCGCGCCTCCTTCGAGCACGTGCGGGGAAACTACCTCGACGCCCTTCACGACGCGTCCAACATCGACGCAAACGACACGTCGATCGACGCCACCGGGaccgacgcgtgcgccgcgagcggcgcgtcgcttcgACCGTTCcttccccgcgtcgccggaggcgtccaccgcgaagCGTTGGCGCTCGTCCCGCCgttcgacgccctcctccgcgacgacgccgactccggaggctcgcggcggtacGTGCGGTACGTGGACTacgcgtgcctcgccgcggtggaacATTCGCTGACGTtgctggacgacgcggcggcgtggaacgacgcggcgccggccggGGTTGGTCGCGATttcagcgcggcgctcgcggcgttttTCACTCACGAGGACTTTAGCGTCGGGGCGtgcgcgctcatcgtcggcgcggagagCAGCGAGTGCCCGGGCGAGAAGGACACGATGATGGGGAGTCAGAAGGGGAGCGACCTCGGGTACGGAGAGTGCGACTTCATCGAGttcgcgaacgtcgcgtgA